Sequence from the Nitrincola iocasae genome:
TTGAAGCCAAACGTGCGGTCGTAATAGCCACCTCCCATACCCAATCGTCCGCCTTGGATATCGAAAGCAACTAACGGCAGAAAAACCAGATCCAGGGCCCAGGCCGGGGTTCTGGGTGTGCGTTGTAGTTTTGGCTCTGAAATACCATAACGGTTCAGTCGCATTGGACTACCGGGTCTGTAGGGTAAAAACCACAGGCGATTGTGATGAATCGGATGGAGTACGGGCAGATAAACAGATTTACCTAATTGCCAGCATAGGTGGATCAATGGCTCGGGACTGATTTCACCATCATTGGGTAAATAGAGAGCAATATTCTGTGCTT
This genomic interval carries:
- a CDS encoding 5-formyltetrahydrofolate cyclo-ligase yields the protein MPDSRRALRQHLRRQRRALSASEQKRHANRLCRNLKHQLWFRKAQNIALYLPNDGEISPEPLIHLCWQLGKSVYLPVLHPIHHNRLWFLPYRPGSPMRLNRYGISEPKLQRTPRTPAWALDLVFLPLVAFDIQGGRLGMGGGYYDRTFGFKLQYKGIIRGPKLIGLAHNLQKVDCLTTESWDVPLTGIATEEGVYRLSC